Proteins encoded within one genomic window of Episyrphus balteatus chromosome 1, idEpiBalt1.1, whole genome shotgun sequence:
- the LOC129920885 gene encoding uncharacterized protein LOC129920885 isoform X2, which produces MYCVVETLEDEGKFVTAVPKNWVIDGTKLLWPKSKKDSICGRKNCITASDDWQSIACKLIFDDIGSWEEAVQKEKDAEYLSSSEENTEEVTIDTNSSEYMTDMNKLMSTLIPNSDVSSFTPPNEDVTITNVISDLYTFEGPSTSTQFKELSSKIDEILERQRSTEVKVQAMQGMLEAFMAKSEVSVNLLASKIAKENAEEVDEELQLDEIFPLTSVQQIEEIEEKLHQNAAFKKKLVSTKIYEICNFLTIRLQTQKKYL; this is translated from the exons ATGTATTGTGTTGTGGAGACGCTCGAAGATGAAGGGAAGTTCGTGACGGCAGTTCCCAAAAATTGGGTCATCGATGGAACGAAGCTATTATGGCCAAAGTCCAAGAAAGATTCCATTTGCGGTCGGAAAAATTGCATCACAGCATCGGATGATTGGCAAAGCATAGCatgcaaattaatatttgatgacATCG GTTCCTGGGAGGAAGCAGTTCAGAAGGAAAAGGATGCCGAGTATTTGTCTTCTTCTGAAGAAAATACGGAAGAAGTGACCATCGACACCAATTCTTCGGAATACATGACAGATATGAACAAATTGATGTCAACTTTGATTCCTAATTCTG ACGTTTCCTCGTTCACCCCCCCAAATGAAGATGTTACCATCACTAATGTCATTTCCGACTTATACACGTTTGaag gCCCCAGCACCAGTACCCAATTCAAGGAACTGTCGTCCAAAATAGACGAAATTTTGGAAAGACAGCGTTCCACTGAGGTGAAGGTGCAGGCCATGCAAGGAATGCTGGAGGCATTCATGGCGAAGTCCGAAGTTTCGGTCAATTTGTTGGCGTCCAAAATTGCAAAAGAGAATGCAGAGGAAGTGGATGAGGAACTGCAACTGGATGAAATTTTCCCACTAACCTCTGTCCAACAAATTGAGGAAATCGAGGAAAAACTCCATCAAAATgcagcattcaaaaaaaaattggtaagtaccaaaatatacgaaatatgcaattttctcacaatccgacttcaaacacaaaaaaaatatttataa
- the LOC129920885 gene encoding uncharacterized protein LOC129920885 isoform X1, with the protein MYCVVETLEDEGKFVTAVPKNWVIDGTKLLWPKSKKDSICGRKNCITASDDWQSIACKLIFDDIGSWEEAVQKEKDAEYLSSSEENTEEVTIDTNSSEYMTDMNKLMSTLIPNSGKFKMYKHGNKVTNFVILTSHFQDVSSFTPPNEDVTITNVISDLYTFEGPSTSTQFKELSSKIDEILERQRSTEVKVQAMQGMLEAFMAKSEVSVNLLASKIAKENAEEVDEELQLDEIFPLTSVQQIEEIEEKLHQNAAFKKKLVSTKIYEICNFLTIRLQTQKKYL; encoded by the exons ATGTATTGTGTTGTGGAGACGCTCGAAGATGAAGGGAAGTTCGTGACGGCAGTTCCCAAAAATTGGGTCATCGATGGAACGAAGCTATTATGGCCAAAGTCCAAGAAAGATTCCATTTGCGGTCGGAAAAATTGCATCACAGCATCGGATGATTGGCAAAGCATAGCatgcaaattaatatttgatgacATCG GTTCCTGGGAGGAAGCAGTTCAGAAGGAAAAGGATGCCGAGTATTTGTCTTCTTCTGAAGAAAATACGGAAGAAGTGACCATCGACACCAATTCTTCGGAATACATGACAGATATGAACAAATTGATGTCAACTTTGATTCCTAATTCTGGTAAgtttaaaatgtataaacatGGGAACAAAGTTACTAATTTTGTCATACTTACTTCTCATTTTCAAGACGTTTCCTCGTTCACCCCCCCAAATGAAGATGTTACCATCACTAATGTCATTTCCGACTTATACACGTTTGaag gCCCCAGCACCAGTACCCAATTCAAGGAACTGTCGTCCAAAATAGACGAAATTTTGGAAAGACAGCGTTCCACTGAGGTGAAGGTGCAGGCCATGCAAGGAATGCTGGAGGCATTCATGGCGAAGTCCGAAGTTTCGGTCAATTTGTTGGCGTCCAAAATTGCAAAAGAGAATGCAGAGGAAGTGGATGAGGAACTGCAACTGGATGAAATTTTCCCACTAACCTCTGTCCAACAAATTGAGGAAATCGAGGAAAAACTCCATCAAAATgcagcattcaaaaaaaaattggtaagtaccaaaatatacgaaatatgcaattttctcacaatccgacttcaaacacaaaaaaaatatttataa